From one Streptomyces spiramyceticus genomic stretch:
- a CDS encoding polyamine ABC transporter substrate-binding protein yields MEQYNTDSLSAAQIAAMRRSMANGRGALTRRSMLRASGVGALAIGGLGALNGCGIPPAKREDEGPASDDVSATEKHMTFSNWTEYMDVSEDEKSRPTLEAFTKRTGIKVKYTEDINDNVEFFGKIKPQLAAGQDTGRDLICVTDWLAARMIRLGWAQKLDPANLPHASANLSAQFRSPDWDPGRAHSYPWTGISTVIAYNSKATGGRKVDSVTQMLDDPKLKGRVGFLTEMRDSIGMTLLDMGKDPGKFTDAEYDAALGRLQKGVDKKQIRRFTGNDYISDLDSGDLAACLAWAGDVIQLQADNPDIKFAIPSAGYITSSDNLLVPAKARHKSNAEKLIDYYYELPVAAQLAAYINYVCPVEGVRDELKKIDPELATNTLILPDKAMAAKSRAFRALSSKEETAYEEKFAKLIGA; encoded by the coding sequence ATGGAGCAGTACAACACCGACAGCCTCTCCGCGGCCCAAATAGCCGCCATGCGACGCAGCATGGCGAACGGCAGGGGTGCGCTCACCCGCCGTTCAATGCTGCGAGCCTCAGGCGTCGGCGCGCTCGCCATCGGCGGCCTCGGCGCGCTGAACGGCTGCGGTATCCCGCCCGCCAAGCGGGAGGACGAGGGACCGGCTTCCGACGACGTTTCGGCCACCGAGAAGCACATGACCTTCTCCAACTGGACCGAGTACATGGACGTCAGTGAGGACGAGAAGAGCCGTCCGACCCTGGAGGCGTTCACCAAGCGCACCGGGATCAAGGTCAAGTACACCGAGGACATCAACGACAACGTCGAATTCTTCGGAAAGATCAAGCCGCAGCTCGCGGCCGGCCAGGACACCGGACGCGACCTCATCTGCGTGACCGACTGGCTGGCCGCCCGGATGATCCGGCTGGGCTGGGCGCAAAAGCTCGACCCTGCGAACCTGCCGCACGCGTCCGCCAATCTCTCCGCCCAGTTCCGCAGCCCCGACTGGGATCCGGGCCGGGCCCACTCCTACCCCTGGACCGGCATCTCGACGGTCATCGCCTACAACTCCAAGGCGACCGGCGGCCGCAAGGTCGACTCCGTCACCCAGATGCTGGACGACCCCAAGCTCAAGGGCCGGGTCGGCTTCCTCACCGAGATGCGCGACTCGATCGGCATGACCCTGCTCGACATGGGCAAGGACCCGGGGAAGTTCACCGACGCCGAGTACGACGCCGCGCTCGGCCGCCTCCAGAAGGGCGTCGACAAGAAGCAGATCCGCCGCTTCACCGGCAACGACTACATCTCGGACCTCGACTCGGGCGACCTCGCCGCCTGTCTCGCCTGGGCCGGTGACGTCATCCAGCTGCAGGCCGACAACCCAGACATCAAGTTCGCGATCCCATCGGCCGGTTACATCACCTCCAGCGACAACCTGCTGGTCCCGGCCAAGGCGCGGCACAAGAGCAATGCCGAGAAGCTCATCGATTACTACTACGAGCTCCCGGTCGCCGCGCAGCTGGCCGCGTACATCAACTACGTCTGCCCGGTCGAGGGTGTACGCGACGAACTCAAGAAGATCGACCCCGAACTGGCCACGAACACGCTGATCCTCCCGGACAAGGCCATGGCCGCAAAGTCCCGCGCCTTCCGCGCACTCAGCAGCAAGGAAGAGACGGCGTACGAAGAGAAGTTCGCCAAGCTCATCGGCGCGTAG
- a CDS encoding ABC transporter ATP-binding protein → MTQTSGGDVRLSGISKTYGSFTAVHPLDLTIPQGSFFALLGASGCGKTTTLRMIAGLEDPTTGTVSLGDKDVTDLQPYKRPVNTVFQSYALFPHLDVSENIAFGLRRRGIKSVKKQVDDMLDLVELGAFAHRKPHQLSGGQQQRVAVARALINHPQVLLLDEPLGALDLKLRRQMQLELKRIQTEVGITFVHVTHDQEEAMTMADQVAVMNGGRVEQLGAPADLYENPKTTFVANFLGTSNLIEAEVVETSGDTIVVTCGGSKLRLPDERCSAQTHSGGKLLVGVRPEKVSIAHADDAGSIADGRNKISGRIVASSFIGVSTQFISNSPACPDFEVYVQNIERDSRLAPGAEVVMHWNPAHTFGLDADQDIDAGVETVEEGA, encoded by the coding sequence ATGACACAGACCAGCGGCGGCGACGTCCGCCTCTCGGGGATCAGCAAGACCTACGGCTCCTTCACGGCCGTACATCCCCTCGACCTGACCATTCCACAGGGCTCGTTCTTCGCCCTGCTCGGCGCGTCGGGCTGCGGCAAGACCACCACCCTGCGGATGATCGCGGGTCTGGAGGACCCGACGACGGGCACGGTCTCGCTCGGCGACAAGGACGTCACCGACCTCCAGCCGTACAAACGCCCCGTCAACACCGTCTTCCAGAGCTACGCGCTCTTCCCGCACCTCGACGTCTCCGAGAACATCGCATTCGGCCTGCGCCGTCGCGGCATCAAGTCGGTGAAGAAGCAGGTCGACGACATGCTCGACCTCGTCGAGCTCGGCGCGTTCGCCCACCGCAAGCCGCACCAGCTCTCCGGCGGCCAGCAGCAGCGCGTGGCCGTCGCCCGCGCGCTCATCAACCACCCCCAGGTCCTGCTCCTCGACGAGCCGCTGGGCGCCCTCGACCTCAAGCTGCGCCGCCAGATGCAGCTGGAGCTCAAGCGCATCCAGACGGAGGTCGGCATCACCTTCGTGCACGTCACCCACGACCAGGAGGAGGCCATGACCATGGCCGACCAGGTCGCGGTGATGAACGGCGGCCGTGTCGAGCAGCTCGGCGCCCCCGCCGATCTGTACGAGAACCCGAAGACGACCTTCGTCGCCAACTTCCTCGGTACGTCCAACCTCATCGAGGCCGAGGTCGTCGAGACCTCGGGCGACACCATCGTGGTCACCTGCGGCGGCTCCAAGCTGCGGCTGCCCGACGAGCGGTGTTCGGCGCAGACCCACAGCGGCGGCAAGCTGCTCGTCGGCGTACGCCCGGAGAAGGTCTCGATCGCCCACGCCGACGACGCCGGCAGCATCGCCGACGGGCGCAACAAGATCAGCGGCCGGATCGTCGCCTCCAGCTTCATCGGCGTCTCGACGCAGTTCATCTCCAACAGCCCGGCCTGCCCGGACTTCGAGGTGTACGTCCAGAACATAGAACGCGACTCACGCCTGGCCCCTGGCGCCGAGGTCGTCATGCACTGGAACCCGGCGCACACCTTCGGTCTGGACGCGGATCAGGACATCGATGCGGGCGTGGAGACGGTGGAGGAGGGCGCGTGA
- a CDS encoding ABC transporter permease, which produces MTVTDAPPLAPSPAQPPVRKASTRRRLVPYWLLLPGILWLIVFFALPLAYQASTSVQTGSLETGFQVTWHFQTYWEALQEYYPQFVRSLLYAGTATLLCLLLGYPLAYMIAFKAGRWRNFLLVLVIAPFFTSFLIRTLAWKTILADSGPVVDVLNTLHVLDVTSWLGWTDGSRVLATPLAVVCGLTYNFLPFMILPLYTSLERIDGRLHEAAGDLYATPATTFRKVTFPLSMPGVVSGTLLTFIPASGDYINAELLGSTDTKMVGSVIQSQFLRVLDYPTAAALSFILMAIVLAMVTVYIRKSGTEDLV; this is translated from the coding sequence GTGACCGTCACCGACGCGCCACCTTTGGCGCCTTCGCCGGCCCAGCCGCCGGTCCGCAAAGCTTCGACCCGCAGGCGGCTTGTACCGTACTGGCTGCTGCTGCCGGGCATCCTGTGGCTGATCGTCTTCTTCGCGCTGCCGCTGGCATACCAGGCGTCGACCTCCGTGCAGACCGGCTCCCTGGAGACGGGCTTCCAGGTCACCTGGCACTTCCAGACGTACTGGGAAGCGCTGCAGGAGTACTACCCGCAGTTCGTACGGTCGCTGCTGTACGCCGGCACCGCCACCTTGCTGTGTCTGCTGCTCGGCTATCCGCTCGCGTACATGATCGCCTTCAAGGCGGGCCGCTGGCGCAATTTCCTCCTGGTCCTGGTCATTGCGCCGTTCTTCACCAGCTTCCTGATCCGTACTCTCGCGTGGAAGACGATCCTCGCGGACAGCGGTCCGGTGGTGGATGTGCTGAACACTCTGCACGTCCTGGACGTCACCAGCTGGCTCGGCTGGACCGACGGCAGCCGCGTGCTGGCCACGCCGCTGGCCGTGGTCTGCGGCCTGACGTACAACTTCTTGCCCTTCATGATCCTGCCGCTCTACACCTCGCTCGAGCGCATCGACGGCAGGCTGCACGAGGCGGCCGGCGACCTGTACGCCACCCCGGCCACCACCTTCCGCAAGGTGACCTTCCCGCTCTCCATGCCGGGTGTCGTCTCGGGCACGCTGCTCACCTTCATCCCCGCGAGCGGTGACTACATCAACGCGGAACTGCTCGGCTCGACCGACACGAAAATGGTCGGCAGCGTCATTCAGTCGCAATTCCTTCGGGTGCTCGACTATCCGACGGCGGCCGCGCTTTCCTTCATCCTGATGGCGATCGTGCTTGCCATGGTCACCGTGTACATCCGCAAGTCCGGGACGGAGGATCTGGTCTGA
- a CDS encoding ABC transporter permease → MRWIRRNLLVIAGLLTLAYMILPNIVVMVFSFNKPQGRFNYAWQQFSLDAWKDPCGVADLCDSLSLSFQIAAWATVGATVLGTLIAFALVRYRFRARGAINSLIFLPMAMPEVVMAASLLTLFLNMGAELGFWTVLIAHIMFCLSFVVVAVKARVMSMDPRLEEAARDLYAGPVQTFVRVTLPIAAPGIAAGALLAFALSFDDFIITNFNSGSTVTFPMFVWGSAQRGTPVQINVIGTAMFVIAVVMVLAGQFLSSRRKNNAQPQ, encoded by the coding sequence ATGCGTTGGATACGACGTAATCTTCTCGTCATCGCGGGGCTCCTGACGCTCGCTTACATGATCCTGCCGAACATCGTCGTCATGGTGTTCTCATTCAACAAGCCGCAGGGGCGCTTCAATTACGCCTGGCAGCAATTCTCCCTGGACGCGTGGAAGGACCCGTGCGGCGTCGCAGACCTGTGCGATTCGCTCTCCCTCTCGTTCCAGATTGCCGCCTGGGCGACGGTCGGGGCCACCGTGCTCGGCACGTTGATCGCCTTTGCTCTGGTCCGCTACCGTTTCCGGGCGCGCGGCGCGATCAACTCGCTGATCTTCCTGCCGATGGCCATGCCCGAGGTCGTCATGGCCGCCTCGCTGCTGACACTCTTCCTCAACATGGGTGCTGAGCTGGGCTTCTGGACCGTCCTCATCGCGCACATCATGTTCTGCCTGAGCTTTGTCGTGGTGGCGGTCAAGGCGCGCGTGATGTCGATGGACCCGCGTCTCGAAGAGGCCGCGCGTGATCTTTACGCCGGTCCCGTGCAGACCTTTGTACGGGTGACCCTGCCGATCGCCGCACCCGGAATCGCCGCGGGAGCGCTGCTCGCCTTTGCGCTCTCCTTCGACGATTTCATCATCACCAATTTCAATTCGGGCTCGACCGTGACGTTCCCCATGTTCGTCTGGGGATCGGCGCAGCGCGGCACACCCGTACAGATCAACGTCATCGGTACGGCCATGTTCGTCATCGCCGTAGTGATGGTTCTCGCCGGCCAGTTCCTGTCGAGCCGGCGGAAGAACAACGCACAACCGCAGTAA
- a CDS encoding NAD(P)/FAD-dependent oxidoreductase: MAPVAMRTAAQSLSDAQPVSFWLDGPDKPAPQPALTGDERCDLLVIGGGYSGLWTALLAKERDPQRDVVLIEGHEVGWAASGRNGGFCAASLTHGLGNGISRWPGELAQLEELGERNLDAIEAAVAAYGIDCDFERTGEIDVATEPHQLAELHEMYDEAHKLGFTGLELLDRDAVRAEVDSPTFLGGLWDRRGVAMLHPAKLAWGLKQACLGLGVRIYEHTRGLDLAPAGAGMAVRTPYGRVFARRVALGTNIFPSLVKRVRPYTVPVYDYALMTEPLTDEQLASIGWKNRQGLGDSANQFHYFRLSADNRILWGGYDAIYPFGGKLNAELDHRPETYLKLAGHFFHCFPQLEGVRFSHAWGGAIDTCSRFSAFFGTAHAGKVAYAAGYTGLGVGSTRFGADVMLDLLAGERTERTELEMVRSKPLPFPPEPFAWAGIGITKWSLARYDANGGRSNVWLKTMDKLGLGFDS; this comes from the coding sequence ATGGCCCCAGTTGCCATGCGTACTGCTGCACAATCCCTTTCCGACGCACAGCCCGTCTCGTTCTGGCTGGACGGCCCGGACAAGCCCGCACCACAGCCCGCCCTCACCGGCGACGAGCGCTGCGATCTGCTCGTCATCGGCGGCGGTTACAGCGGGCTGTGGACCGCGCTCCTCGCGAAGGAGCGCGATCCCCAGCGGGATGTCGTACTGATAGAGGGGCACGAGGTGGGCTGGGCCGCCTCGGGCCGCAACGGCGGATTCTGCGCCGCCTCCCTCACCCACGGGCTGGGCAACGGAATCTCCCGCTGGCCGGGCGAGCTCGCACAACTGGAGGAGCTCGGCGAGCGGAACCTGGACGCGATCGAGGCGGCCGTGGCGGCGTACGGCATCGACTGCGACTTCGAGCGCACCGGTGAGATCGACGTCGCCACCGAGCCGCACCAGCTCGCCGAACTCCACGAGATGTACGACGAGGCGCACAAGCTCGGCTTCACCGGCCTCGAACTCCTCGACCGGGACGCGGTACGCGCCGAAGTCGACTCCCCGACCTTCCTCGGCGGACTGTGGGACCGGCGCGGCGTCGCCATGCTGCACCCGGCGAAGCTGGCCTGGGGACTCAAGCAGGCGTGCCTCGGTCTGGGCGTACGGATCTACGAGCACACCCGGGGCCTCGACCTGGCCCCGGCCGGGGCGGGCATGGCCGTACGCACCCCGTACGGCCGGGTCTTCGCCCGCCGCGTCGCGCTCGGCACCAACATCTTCCCGTCGCTGGTCAAGCGCGTCCGCCCGTACACCGTCCCGGTCTACGACTACGCGCTGATGACCGAGCCGCTCACCGACGAGCAGCTCGCCTCCATCGGCTGGAAGAACCGGCAGGGACTGGGCGACAGCGCCAACCAGTTCCACTACTTCCGCCTCAGCGCCGACAACCGCATCCTGTGGGGCGGTTACGACGCCATCTATCCCTTCGGCGGCAAGCTGAACGCCGAACTGGACCACCGCCCGGAGACGTACCTCAAGCTCGCCGGCCACTTCTTCCACTGCTTCCCGCAGCTGGAGGGCGTGCGCTTCAGCCATGCGTGGGGCGGCGCGATCGACACGTGCTCGCGCTTCTCCGCCTTCTTCGGCACGGCGCACGCGGGGAAGGTGGCGTACGCCGCCGGGTACACGGGGCTCGGCGTCGGCTCCACCCGCTTCGGCGCCGACGTCATGCTCGACCTGCTCGCGGGTGAGCGCACCGAGCGGACCGAGCTGGAGATGGTGCGCAGCAAGCCGCTGCCGTTCCCGCCGGAGCCGTTCGCCTGGGCGGGCATCGGCATCACCAAGTGGTCGCTGGCCCGTTACGACGCCAACGGCGGGCGCAGCAACGTGTGGCTGAAGACCATGGACAAGCTGGGCCTGGGATTCGACAGCTGA
- a CDS encoding phosphatase PAP2 family protein, translated as MTTALALFALITWQVAALGPLRRADKRLDRAVVGRGPASLTEFLADLGNLAVALPVLATAVAYALWRGSLLRASAAVLAIAAVPALVAPLKSLIARPGPLTAETGYYPSGHAATAAVAYCGAALLVSAYVRPGRRWWPSSLAVVLTFAAGVGLVLRGYHWPLDVFGSWCLCLPLLLLIHRLPARNSRRPRASRAPAAKDR; from the coding sequence GTGACCACGGCGCTCGCCCTGTTCGCGCTGATCACCTGGCAGGTCGCGGCCCTCGGCCCCCTGCGCCGCGCGGACAAGCGCCTCGACCGTGCCGTCGTCGGCCGCGGCCCGGCCTCCCTCACCGAGTTCCTCGCCGACCTCGGCAATCTCGCGGTCGCGCTGCCGGTCCTGGCCACGGCCGTCGCGTACGCGCTCTGGCGGGGCAGTCTCCTCCGCGCATCCGCCGCCGTCCTCGCCATCGCGGCAGTGCCCGCCCTTGTCGCCCCGCTCAAGTCCTTGATCGCCCGCCCGGGCCCGCTCACGGCCGAAACCGGCTACTACCCGTCCGGACACGCGGCGACAGCGGCCGTCGCCTACTGCGGCGCGGCCCTGCTCGTCTCCGCGTACGTACGCCCCGGCCGCCGATGGTGGCCGTCGTCTCTCGCCGTCGTCCTCACGTTCGCGGCCGGCGTCGGCCTCGTCCTGCGCGGCTATCACTGGCCGCTGGACGTGTTCGGCAGCTGGTGCCTGTGCCTCCCGCTGCTTCTGCTCATTCATCGCCTTCCCGCGCGGAATTCGCGGCGGCCTCGTGCATCGAGAGCTCCAGCAGCGAAGGATCGGTGA
- the gabT gene encoding 4-aminobutyrate--2-oxoglutarate transaminase gives MTAIPQERRVVTAIPGPKSAELQARRTATVAGGVGSVLPVFTARADGGIIEDVDGNRLIDFGSGIAVTSVGASAEAVVRRASAQLQNFTHTCFMVTPYEGYVEVCEALAELTPGDHAKKSALFNSGAEAVENAVKIARAYTKRQAVVVFDHGYHGRTNLTMALTSKNMPYKNGFGPFAPEVYRVPVAYGYRWPTGAENCGPEAAAQAIDQITKQVGADNVAAIIIEPVLGEGGFIEPAKGFLPAIVKFANDNGIVFVADEIQSGFCRTGQWFACEDEGIVPDLITTAKGIAGGLPLAAVTGRAEIMDAPHGGGLGGTYGGNPVACAGALGSIETMKELDLNAKAKRIDEVMKGRLATMAEKFDIIGDIRGRGAMIAIELVTDRDTKEPNAAAAGALAKACHAEGLLVLTCGTYGNVLRFLPPIVIGEDLLNEGLDIIEAAFAGV, from the coding sequence ATGACCGCAATCCCGCAGGAGCGCCGCGTCGTCACCGCGATTCCCGGCCCGAAGTCGGCAGAGCTTCAGGCCCGGCGTACCGCCACGGTCGCCGGTGGCGTGGGCTCCGTGCTGCCCGTGTTCACCGCGCGCGCGGACGGCGGCATCATCGAGGACGTCGACGGCAACCGCCTCATCGACTTCGGCTCCGGCATCGCCGTGACCTCCGTGGGCGCCTCCGCCGAGGCCGTCGTGCGCCGGGCCTCCGCCCAGCTGCAGAACTTCACGCACACCTGCTTCATGGTCACGCCGTACGAGGGCTACGTCGAGGTGTGCGAGGCGCTCGCCGAGCTGACCCCGGGCGACCACGCCAAGAAGTCCGCGCTGTTCAACTCCGGCGCCGAGGCCGTCGAGAACGCCGTCAAGATCGCCCGTGCGTACACCAAGCGCCAGGCCGTCGTCGTGTTCGACCACGGCTACCACGGCCGTACGAACCTCACGATGGCGCTGACCTCCAAGAACATGCCGTACAAGAACGGCTTCGGCCCGTTCGCCCCCGAGGTCTACCGCGTCCCCGTCGCGTACGGCTACCGCTGGCCGACCGGCGCCGAGAACTGCGGCCCCGAGGCCGCCGCGCAGGCCATCGACCAGATCACCAAGCAGGTCGGTGCCGACAATGTCGCCGCGATCATCATCGAGCCGGTACTGGGCGAGGGCGGCTTCATCGAGCCGGCCAAGGGCTTCCTGCCGGCGATCGTGAAGTTCGCCAACGACAACGGCATCGTCTTCGTCGCCGACGAGATCCAGTCCGGCTTCTGCCGCACCGGCCAGTGGTTCGCCTGTGAGGACGAGGGCATCGTGCCCGACCTGATCACGACCGCCAAGGGCATCGCGGGCGGCCTGCCGCTCGCCGCCGTGACCGGCCGCGCCGAGATCATGGACGCCCCGCACGGCGGCGGCCTGGGCGGCACCTACGGCGGAAACCCGGTGGCCTGCGCCGGTGCGCTCGGCTCCATCGAGACGATGAAGGAGCTCGACCTCAACGCCAAGGCCAAGCGCATCGATGAGGTCATGAAGGGCCGCCTCGCCACGATGGCCGAGAAGTTCGACATCATCGGCGACATCCGTGGCCGCGGCGCGATGATCGCGATCGAGCTGGTGACGGACCGCGACACCAAGGAGCCGAACGCGGCCGCCGCCGGCGCGCTCGCCAAGGCGTGCCACGCCGAGGGCCTGCTGGTCCTGACCTGCGGTACGTACGGCAACGTCCTGCGCTTCCTGCCGCCGATCGTCATCGGCGAGGACCTGCTGAACGAGGGCCTGGACATCATCGAGGCGGCCTTCGCCGGCGTGTGA
- a CDS encoding ATP-binding protein: MDTEGTHDARRVPRPAAPPAVPPAAPPSVPPAPAHAPTTGPSLADWLRTPRPDAGPGIWAYGHVPRPAEEPERIPGRQLVSGALISLLTALLIWSLCWNGYISFWLWPLFWFTPESWREDGGNMAYVWVTYLYYALFALLLAVAFGRMGRWAEVVRRYLLPKPRPAAPVTAPRSAPDPTEWPELLNAGQSEAAARLAQEVRSGRMNDVDYARIRRAWQSVQADPSRLAAFTDTVLRNGAAACTHPSGARDLPVRAASHDLYGRQVRLGTVHPGERNPYARRGTGLALDPHLIGTSLLAVGPPGTGKTTHLVRPVVESLALQALAGQAAVIAVGAVGSQLGPDEAYDVVVKLGDPASVYDLDLYGGTTDPDEAAAVLAEGFVGDLPDVDSRRAATALAQLLGPYRAAYGRFPSVPELRELLDGVPTALAALREALDDGSQYALQRELDARARQSGTAGDPGIALADRVALLDRPAFASFFDTSGKARPFSLRSLEHPLRVRIDLPERGHAEASRMLARLVLAQFTASAAHRGDRSLFACLVLDDATRAITTETVRGIQRLRSANAGAVLTLRSLDDVPENLHSALLGAVGCRMAFSGVTTWDGKRFAEAWGTEWVETRDVTSRTVFADQPLTRAFHVFRRIVTGKAVTTDAVTVRKVERERWSASDLAHSVPAGHAVLSLTTVRGEHAPPLLVDLRS; encoded by the coding sequence ATGGACACCGAGGGCACACACGACGCACGCCGGGTACCCCGACCGGCCGCACCCCCCGCCGTGCCCCCAGCCGCGCCCCCCTCCGTACCCCCCGCCCCCGCCCACGCCCCCACCACCGGCCCCTCCCTCGCCGACTGGCTGCGCACCCCGCGACCCGACGCCGGCCCCGGCATCTGGGCGTACGGGCATGTGCCGCGCCCGGCAGAGGAGCCCGAGCGCATCCCCGGGCGCCAGCTCGTCAGCGGCGCCCTGATCTCCCTCCTCACCGCCCTCCTCATCTGGTCGCTCTGCTGGAACGGCTACATCAGCTTCTGGCTCTGGCCACTCTTCTGGTTCACGCCCGAATCCTGGCGCGAGGACGGCGGCAACATGGCGTACGTCTGGGTGACGTACCTCTACTACGCACTGTTCGCCCTGCTCCTCGCCGTCGCCTTCGGCCGCATGGGTCGCTGGGCCGAGGTCGTACGCCGCTACCTCCTCCCGAAGCCCCGCCCCGCCGCTCCCGTGACCGCCCCCCGCTCCGCCCCCGACCCCACGGAGTGGCCCGAGCTGCTCAATGCCGGACAGTCCGAGGCCGCCGCTCGCCTCGCGCAAGAGGTGCGCTCCGGGCGCATGAACGACGTCGACTACGCCCGTATCCGCCGCGCCTGGCAGTCCGTCCAGGCCGACCCCTCCCGGCTCGCCGCCTTCACCGACACCGTCCTGCGCAACGGCGCCGCCGCGTGCACCCACCCTTCCGGTGCGCGCGACCTGCCCGTGCGTGCCGCCTCGCACGACCTGTACGGACGCCAGGTAAGGCTCGGCACAGTGCACCCCGGCGAGCGCAACCCGTACGCCCGCCGAGGCACCGGCCTCGCCCTCGACCCGCACCTCATCGGCACCTCGCTGCTCGCCGTCGGCCCGCCCGGCACGGGCAAGACGACCCACCTCGTACGACCCGTCGTCGAGTCGCTCGCCCTCCAGGCGCTCGCGGGCCAGGCCGCCGTCATCGCCGTCGGGGCGGTCGGCTCGCAGCTCGGCCCCGACGAGGCGTACGACGTCGTCGTCAAGCTCGGCGACCCCGCGTCCGTCTACGACCTCGACCTGTACGGCGGCACCACCGACCCCGACGAGGCCGCCGCCGTCCTCGCGGAGGGCTTCGTCGGCGACCTCCCCGACGTCGACAGCCGCCGCGCCGCCACGGCCCTGGCGCAGCTGCTCGGCCCGTACCGTGCCGCCTACGGGCGCTTCCCCTCCGTACCCGAACTGCGCGAGCTCCTCGACGGCGTACCGACCGCGCTCGCCGCGCTGCGCGAGGCGCTCGACGACGGATCGCAGTACGCCCTCCAGCGCGAACTCGACGCGCGTGCCCGGCAGTCCGGGACGGCGGGCGACCCCGGCATCGCTCTGGCCGACCGTGTCGCGCTGCTCGATCGGCCCGCTTTCGCTTCGTTCTTCGACACGAGTGGCAAGGCGCGGCCCTTCTCGCTGCGCTCCCTCGAACACCCACTGCGCGTCCGCATCGACCTGCCCGAACGCGGTCACGCCGAGGCGTCCCGAATGCTCGCGCGTCTCGTCCTCGCCCAGTTCACGGCGAGCGCCGCGCACCGCGGCGACCGGTCGCTGTTCGCGTGCCTCGTCCTGGACGACGCCACGCGTGCGATCACCACGGAGACCGTGCGCGGAATCCAGCGGCTCCGGTCCGCCAACGCGGGCGCGGTGCTCACGCTGCGTTCGCTCGACGACGTACCGGAGAACCTGCACTCCGCGCTGCTCGGCGCTGTCGGGTGCCGGATGGCGTTCTCGGGGGTGACGACGTGGGACGGCAAGCGGTTCGCCGAGGCGTGGGGCACGGAGTGGGTCGAGACGCGGGATGTGACGAGCCGGACCGTCTTCGCCGACCAGCCGCTGACGCGGGCATTTCATGTCTTCCGGCGGATCGTCACGGGCAAGGCCGTCACGACGGACGCCGTGACCGTACGGAAGGTCGAGCGCGAGCGGTGGTCCGCCTCCGACCTGGCGCACTCCGTGCCCGCCGGGCACGCCGTCCTCTCGCTGACCACAGTGCGCGGGGAGCACGCTCCACCGCTGCTCGTCGACCTTCGGAGCTGA